The Streptomyces sp. Mut1 genome window below encodes:
- a CDS encoding TetR/AcrR family transcriptional regulator, with the protein MEGVPHANTNLRRTPVQQRSAERLARILDACAELLDETGYEQLSTRAVAARAGVPIGSVYRFFSNKRALADALARRNLDSYAERITDRLTAIGATDWRGAIDAVLDEYLAMKRSVPGFALVDFGAPAPDEDPADDANQRVAGRLAELLTGHLGRPADEDLLRAVLVCVEATDALLKLAFRTDPSGDGAIVAETRVLVQAYLARLLD; encoded by the coding sequence ATGGAAGGCGTGCCCCATGCGAACACGAACCTCCGCCGCACCCCGGTGCAGCAGCGCAGCGCAGAACGCCTCGCCCGGATACTCGACGCCTGCGCCGAACTCCTCGACGAGACCGGCTACGAGCAGCTCTCCACGCGGGCGGTGGCCGCACGCGCCGGGGTGCCCATCGGCTCGGTCTACCGCTTCTTCTCCAACAAGCGCGCCCTGGCCGACGCGCTCGCCCGGCGCAACCTGGACAGCTACGCCGAGCGCATCACCGACCGGCTGACCGCCATCGGGGCCACCGACTGGCGCGGTGCGATCGACGCCGTGCTGGACGAGTACCTGGCGATGAAGCGCTCCGTCCCCGGCTTCGCCCTGGTCGACTTCGGCGCCCCCGCACCCGACGAGGACCCGGCCGACGACGCCAACCAGCGGGTCGCGGGCCGGCTCGCCGAACTCCTCACGGGCCACCTCGGCCGACCGGCCGACGAGGACCTGCTGCGGGCCGTCCTGGTCTGCGTGGAGGCCACCGACGCCCTGCTCAAACTCGCCTTCCGCACCGACCCGTCCGGCGACGGCGCGATCGTCGCCGAGACCCGGGTGCTGGTCCAGGCCTACCTCGCGCGTCTGCTGGACTGA
- a CDS encoding right-handed parallel beta-helix repeat-containing protein, whose protein sequence is MSWTRRLLVVLAALAAALLAAPSAAQAHEERPVTLPDGTGSVPVYRTGEPDLLVCKTDRADFERRISGFPDALKARNLKLFERCRTSGYRHLQQAVDAVTGPGKNIAILPGLYEEEPSLPAPKGECARLKAPDSKLGYQILSYAQQAECPHNQNLVAILGKEDLQIEGTGAARTDVVIDAKYRKLNAIRSDGSDGVYFKNFTAQRTTFNSLYILAQDGFVIDDVLTRWNDEYGFLTFASDHGLYKNCESYGNGDSGIYPGSASDINDGYGYEVPRYSIEITGCRSHHSMVGYSGTAGDSVYVHDNEFDHNMGGASMDSAFPGHPGLPQNHARFERNLIHDNNADYYRYVADGTCAKPPAERGYEDGVVCPQISMPPGTGIITAGGNWNIYENNWIYGQQRAAFFLSAVPAFIRGENALGKQTDTSHHNRYADNHLGTDRNGDSHPNRTDVWWDGQGDGNCWQSDTGASTPRSLPTCGDERGAVSGSTDRIAGEPVKLAQLLVCADYDVQARRLPAGCDWYGARGIERIEVQAALGIAVVLVLVGGVLWWRRLRSSRLATAASVLGVIGLGLDVAGSTMGLAATCVPAVALLLTGLWWTGIGLALRATRPVLAWVTVALGALTLLDALDKGVFMIPWIPLSPAWIRGLLGLVWVVWAVVAAARHGERGAETETGADGDDGDGAAPVPAPPAPATATTPEGDAS, encoded by the coding sequence ATGTCGTGGACACGAAGACTTCTGGTGGTTCTGGCGGCCCTCGCCGCCGCCCTACTCGCGGCCCCGTCCGCCGCCCAGGCGCACGAGGAACGGCCGGTCACCCTGCCCGACGGCACCGGCAGCGTCCCCGTGTACCGCACCGGCGAGCCCGACCTCCTGGTCTGCAAGACCGACCGGGCCGACTTCGAACGCCGGATATCCGGCTTCCCCGACGCCCTGAAGGCGAGGAACCTCAAGCTCTTCGAGCGGTGCCGCACCTCCGGCTACCGCCATCTGCAACAGGCCGTCGACGCCGTCACCGGACCCGGGAAGAACATCGCGATCCTCCCCGGCCTGTACGAGGAGGAGCCCTCGCTGCCCGCACCGAAGGGGGAGTGCGCCCGGCTCAAGGCCCCCGACTCCAAGCTCGGCTACCAGATCCTCAGCTACGCCCAGCAGGCCGAGTGCCCGCACAACCAGAACCTGGTGGCGATCCTCGGCAAGGAGGACCTCCAGATCGAGGGCACCGGGGCGGCCCGTACGGACGTCGTCATCGACGCCAAGTACCGCAAGCTCAACGCGATCCGCTCGGACGGCTCCGACGGCGTCTACTTCAAGAACTTCACCGCCCAGCGCACCACCTTCAACTCGCTCTACATCCTCGCCCAGGACGGCTTCGTCATCGACGACGTCCTGACCCGCTGGAACGACGAGTACGGCTTCCTGACCTTCGCCAGCGACCACGGCCTGTACAAGAACTGCGAGTCCTACGGCAACGGCGACTCCGGCATCTACCCGGGCAGCGCCTCCGACATCAACGACGGCTACGGCTACGAGGTCCCGCGCTACTCGATCGAGATCACCGGCTGCCGCAGCCACCACAGCATGGTCGGCTACTCGGGCACCGCGGGCGACTCCGTCTACGTCCACGACAACGAGTTCGACCACAACATGGGCGGCGCCTCGATGGACAGCGCCTTCCCCGGCCACCCCGGACTCCCGCAGAACCACGCCCGCTTCGAGCGCAACCTCATCCACGACAACAACGCCGACTACTACCGCTACGTCGCCGACGGCACCTGCGCCAAACCGCCCGCCGAGCGCGGCTACGAGGACGGGGTGGTCTGCCCGCAGATCTCCATGCCGCCGGGCACCGGCATCATCACCGCGGGCGGCAACTGGAACATCTACGAGAACAACTGGATCTACGGACAGCAGCGCGCCGCCTTCTTCCTGAGCGCCGTCCCCGCCTTCATCCGCGGCGAGAACGCCCTCGGCAAGCAGACCGACACCTCCCACCACAACCGGTACGCGGACAACCACCTCGGCACCGACAGGAACGGCGACTCCCACCCCAACCGCACCGACGTCTGGTGGGACGGGCAGGGCGACGGCAACTGCTGGCAGTCGGACACCGGAGCCTCCACCCCGCGCTCCCTGCCCACCTGCGGCGACGAGCGGGGCGCGGTCTCCGGCAGCACCGACCGGATCGCCGGCGAACCCGTCAAACTCGCCCAGCTGCTGGTCTGCGCCGACTACGACGTCCAGGCACGCCGGCTGCCTGCCGGCTGCGACTGGTACGGGGCGCGCGGCATCGAACGCATCGAGGTGCAGGCCGCCCTGGGCATCGCCGTGGTCCTGGTCCTCGTCGGCGGGGTGCTGTGGTGGCGCCGGCTGCGCTCCAGCCGGCTCGCCACGGCCGCGTCGGTCCTCGGCGTCATCGGACTCGGCCTCGACGTGGCCGGCTCGACCATGGGCCTCGCGGCCACCTGTGTCCCGGCCGTCGCCCTGCTGCTGACCGGCCTCTGGTGGACCGGAATCGGCCTGGCGCTGCGGGCGACACGGCCGGTGCTGGCGTGGGTGACCGTGGCGCTGGGCGCGCTGACGCTGCTGGACGCGCTGGACAAGGGCGTGTTCATGATCCCGTGGATTCCGCTGAGCCCGGCCTGGATTCGCGGGCTGCTCGGCCTGGTCTGGGTCGTATGGGCCGTGGTGGCCGCCGCCCGGCACGGGGAGCGGGGCGCGGAGACGGAGACCGGCGCGGACGGGGACGACGGCGACGGCGCGGCACCGGTACCCGCCCCGCCCGCACCGGCCACCGCCACCACCCCGGAAGGGGACGCCTCATGA
- the hmgA gene encoding homogentisate 1,2-dioxygenase — MSGIEQARKTAEGLEHSAGFGNQHSSEAVPGALPHGRNSPQRAPLGLYAEQLSGSAFTEPRAHNHRTWLYRIRPSAAHPPFVRTGNGALRSAPFTETVPDPNRLRWDPLPEPAPGTDFLSGLWTLGGNGDAAQRTGMAVHLYHANAAMTDRVFSDSDGELLIVPEHGGLLLRTELGLLRAEPGHVALIPRGVRFRVELLDATARGYVCENYGRPFTLPDLGPIGANGLANARDFLAPVAAYEDVQRPVEVVNKFCGNLWSATYDHSPLDVVAWHGNHTPYVYDLRRFNVIGSVSYDHPDPSIFTVLTSPSDTPGLAGVDFVVFAPRWLVGEDTFRPPYFHRNVMSEYMGLIEGAYDAKTAGEGGFVPGGGSLHNMMSAHGPDRETFDRASAAELKPQKIDDGLAFMFETRWPVTATGQAAVADHLQQGYDDVWQGLSSNFRP; from the coding sequence ATGAGCGGCATCGAGCAGGCGAGGAAGACGGCGGAAGGGCTGGAGCATTCCGCCGGTTTCGGGAATCAGCACAGTTCGGAGGCGGTGCCCGGAGCGCTGCCGCACGGCCGCAACTCACCGCAGCGCGCCCCGCTGGGGCTCTACGCCGAGCAGCTGAGCGGCTCCGCCTTCACCGAGCCGCGCGCCCACAACCACCGCACCTGGCTCTACCGCATCCGCCCGTCGGCGGCGCATCCGCCGTTCGTCCGGACCGGCAACGGCGCCCTGCGCAGCGCCCCGTTCACCGAGACCGTCCCCGACCCCAACCGGCTGCGCTGGGACCCGCTCCCCGAGCCCGCGCCCGGCACGGACTTCCTGTCCGGCCTGTGGACCCTCGGCGGCAACGGCGACGCGGCGCAGCGCACCGGCATGGCCGTGCACCTCTACCACGCCAACGCGGCCATGACGGACCGGGTGTTCAGCGACAGCGACGGCGAGCTGCTGATCGTCCCCGAGCACGGCGGCCTGCTGCTCCGCACCGAACTGGGCCTCCTGCGCGCCGAACCCGGCCATGTCGCCCTGATCCCGCGCGGTGTCCGCTTCCGCGTCGAGCTGCTCGACGCCACCGCCCGCGGGTACGTCTGCGAGAACTACGGCCGCCCCTTCACCCTCCCGGACCTGGGCCCGATCGGCGCCAACGGCCTGGCCAACGCCCGGGACTTCCTCGCCCCGGTCGCCGCGTACGAGGACGTGCAGCGCCCGGTCGAGGTGGTCAACAAGTTCTGCGGCAACCTCTGGTCGGCCACGTACGACCACTCGCCGCTCGATGTCGTCGCCTGGCACGGGAACCACACCCCGTACGTCTACGACCTGCGCCGCTTCAATGTGATCGGCTCGGTCAGCTACGACCACCCGGACCCGTCGATCTTCACGGTGCTGACCTCGCCGTCCGACACGCCGGGGCTGGCCGGAGTCGACTTCGTGGTGTTCGCCCCGCGCTGGCTGGTCGGTGAGGACACCTTCCGCCCGCCCTACTTCCACCGCAACGTGATGAGCGAGTACATGGGCCTGATCGAGGGCGCGTACGACGCGAAGACGGCCGGGGAGGGCGGTTTCGTACCCGGCGGGGGCTCGCTGCACAACATGATGTCGGCGCACGGTCCGGACCGGGAGACCTTCGACCGGGCGAGCGCGGCGGAGCTGAAGCCGCAGAAGATCGACGACGGACTGGCCTTCATGTTCGAGACCCGCTGGCCGGTCACCGCGACCGGGCAGGCGGCGGTGGCGGACCATCTGCAGCAGGGCTACGACGACGTGTGGCAGGGTCTGAGCAGCAACTTCAGGCCATGA